One stretch of Pedobacter riviphilus DNA includes these proteins:
- a CDS encoding GLPGLI family protein, whose product MKTTLKYIVLFAVIFISNDLFAQNIHFIKNGVIEFEKRSNMYALIKKRINKDNETYMNQAFEQYKKNNPQFKVAKSTLNFTSDKSLYKWPTVEETMNNNWLSSDVLADLKNTIATNFNQQTSATQKSVYEDTYLVKDSVRKINWKITDETREIAGYECRRANAIIMDSVYVVAYYSNQIAVSGGPESFTGLPGMILGLALPHENVTWFATKVTEVAVPEKDLAPPTKGKPTDNKGLKAILLGAMKNWGEYAHPIYKAFSL is encoded by the coding sequence ATGAAAACTACACTAAAATATATCGTCTTATTTGCTGTTATTTTCATCAGCAACGATCTTTTCGCCCAAAATATACACTTCATAAAAAATGGTGTGATCGAATTTGAGAAAAGATCAAATATGTATGCCTTGATTAAAAAGAGGATCAATAAAGATAATGAGACTTATATGAATCAGGCTTTTGAGCAATATAAAAAGAACAATCCACAGTTTAAAGTTGCCAAAAGCACCTTAAACTTTACCAGTGATAAAAGTTTATATAAGTGGCCAACGGTAGAAGAAACGATGAATAACAATTGGCTATCATCTGATGTTCTGGCTGATTTAAAAAATACAATTGCTACAAATTTCAATCAGCAAACCAGTGCTACACAAAAAAGTGTTTACGAAGACACTTATCTGGTTAAAGATAGCGTGCGTAAAATTAACTGGAAAATTACCGACGAAACAAGAGAAATTGCAGGCTACGAATGCCGCAGGGCAAATGCCATCATTATGGATTCGGTTTATGTGGTGGCTTATTACTCCAACCAAATTGCTGTTTCTGGTGGTCCAGAATCTTTTACCGGATTACCAGGCATGATTTTAGGTTTAGCTTTACCTCACGAAAATGTAACCTGGTTTGCAACTAAAGTAACAGAAGTTGCCGTGCCAGAGAAAGATTTAGCACCGCCTACAAAAGGAAAGCCGACAGATAATAAAGGTTTGAAAGCCATATTACTTGGCGCGATGAAAAATTGGGGCGAATACGCGCATCCCATATATAAGGCTTTTTCACTTTAA